Proteins co-encoded in one Osmerus mordax isolate fOsmMor3 chromosome 11, fOsmMor3.pri, whole genome shotgun sequence genomic window:
- the capn12 gene encoding calpain-12 gives MSSLQGELGSIDNPLRFRDQDYDALLKACLKSRSLFFDPTFTTDQKSIGMPVDPDPKKAIKWLRPKEISPNAVFVEGSTDTTDICQGQLGNCWLLAALSCLTMHPQLFAKVVPPDQSLTESYAGIFHFRFWQYGEWVEVVVDDKLPVRGDRLLFGYSCTRDEFWSALLEKAYAKLIGSYASLKGGNISEGMEDFTGGIASSLHTSTRTPPVLWRALHGALGRGSLLSCFIHASNVREVGTVTTEGLVKGHAYAITDTDVVKKKTAGDVLLLRLRNPWGFVEYSGAWSDRSKDWDDVDRAEITRLKLKKTEDGEFWISTEDFTKLFDTVELCSMNPDSLAEGEPLSAAWTLSSHKGSWVPGSTAGGSRRFRRSFCKNPQFQLVLSEQDKMDDEDEVEEEEDADGEEDEVPAELTPEEKTAAEKLKEKGKHCTVLLELLQKDRRLNNNVNFLYISFHVYRVPPEMEGLCLDQNFFSSQKPIARSGKYRALRGVWRRVKLDPGHYVIVASTYRPNQPGEFFLRIFSKIGNTLGTNDFTCTSELLMADPGIFKPVLPEDRRRVQKTFKEVAGPDNRLNTKELMELVNSVLEKDYEIPLETCRQIIFGEHTEGRGTLTSEQTESLLSFLRGLQSIFFQYDEDSSGTMSPFELNLALEAAGVRCDGLVLQMLWERFGSGDLQLPFYGFVSCVTRLRKLFALYESESSQEVKGRGINTWLLQLLPL, from the exons ATGTCCTCACTGCAGGGTGAACTTGGGTCCATTGACAACCCGTTACGATTTCGTGACCAGGACTACGATGCACTACTGAAAGCATGCCTCAAGTCCCGTTCGCTGTTTTTCGACCCCACCTTTACCACTGACCAGAAATCCATCGGTATGCCCGTCGACCCTGACCCCAAAAAGGCGATCAAGTGGTTGCGACCCAAG GAGATCAGTCCGAATGCTGTGTTTGTGGAGGGCAGTACAGACACCACTGATATTTGCCAAGGCCAGCTgg GTAACTGTTGGCTCCTGGCTGCCTTGTCCTGTCTCACCATGCACCCCCAGCTCTTTGCCAAGGTGGTACCACCCGATCAAAGCCTGACTGAATCCTATGCTGGCATCTTCCATTTTAGG TTCTGGCAGTATGGTgagtgggtggaggtggtggtggatgaCAAGCTGCCAGTGCGTGGAGACCGTCTGCTGTTTGGATACTCTTGCACCCGGGATGAGTTCTGGAGCGCCCTGCTGGAGAAGGCCTACGCCAA actgatTGGTTCCTACGCCAGTCTGAAGGGGGGTAACATCTCTGAGGGCATGGAGGATTTTACAGGGGGAATAGCCagctccctccacacctccacccgcACCCCCCCGGTCCTCTGGAGAGCCCTGCACGGGGCCCTGGGGCGCGGGAGTCTGCTCAGCTGCTTCATACat GCGAGCAACGTGCGGGAGGTTGGCACGGTGACCACAGAGGGACTGGTGAAAGGCCATGCGTACgccatcacagacacagacgtg GTGAAGAAGAAGACAGCAGGTGATGTTCTCCTGCTGAGACTGAGAAATCCCTGGGGCTTCGTCGAGTACAGTGGGGCCTGGAGTGACAG ATCTAAAGACTGGGATGATGTAGACCGTGCAGAGATAACCAGGCTGAAACTGAAGAAGACCGAGGATGGAGAATTCTG gatCAGTACAGAGGATTTCACTAAGCTGTTTGACACAGTGGAGCTGTGCAGCATGAACCCAGACTCTCTGGCTGAGGGGGAACCGCTCTCCGCTGCCTGGACCCTCAGCTCCCACAAAGGATCCTGGGTACCAGGAAGCACCGCAGGGGGCAGCCGCCGATTCcgcc GATCGTTCTGTAAGAACCCCCAGTTCCAGCTAGTTCTCTCTGAGCAGGACAAGATGGATGACGaggacgaggtggaggaggaggaggacgccgACGGCGAGGAGGACGAGGTTCCTGCGGAGCTGACTCCAGAGGAGAAGACGGCCGCGGAGAAGCTGAAAGAGAAGGGCAAGCACTGCACCGTGCTGCTGGAGCTTCTGCAGAAGGACAGGAGGCTGAATAACAACGTCAACTTCCTCTACATCTCCTTCCACGTctacagg GTTCCTCCTGAG ATGGAGGGTCTGTGTCTGGACCAGAACTTCTTCTCCAGCCAGAAGCCTATTGCTCGTTCTGGGAAGTACCGGGCTCTCAG gggtgtgtggaggagggtgaaACTGGACCCGGGTCACTACGTCATCGTAGCGTCCACCTACAGACCCAACCAGCCTGGGGAGTTCTTCCTTCGGATCTTCTCCAAGATAGGCAACACCCTGGG GACCAATGACTTCACCTGCACTTCTGAGTTACTCATG GCTGATCCTGGCATTTTTAAACCTGTCTTGCCTGAGGATCGCAGGAGAGTGCAGAAGACTTTTAAAGAGGTGGCTGGACCG GACAACCGGCTGAACACGAAGGAATTAATGGAACTGGTAAACTCAG tcctggAGAAGGACTACGAGATCCCTCTGGAGACATGCAGGCAGATCATCTTTGGAGAACAT ACTGAAGGACGTGGGACTCTCACCAGTGAGCAGACAGAATCTCTGCTGTCTTTCCTTCGTGGTTTGcag tCCATCTTTTTCCAGTATGATGAGGACTCTTCAGGGACAATGAGCCCTTTTGAGCTCAATTTGGCCCTTGAGGCTGCTG gtgtCAGATGTGATGGCCTGGTCCTCCAGATGTTGTGGGAGAGGTTCGGTTCTGGGGATCTCCAGCTGCCTTTCTACGGCTTTGTGTCCTGCGTCACCAGGCTGCGCAAGCTgtttg CTCTGTATGAGTCAGAAAGCAGCCAAGAGGTGAAAGGCAGAGGGATCAACACT TGGctgctccagctcctgcccctgtGA
- the znf296 gene encoding zinc finger protein 296 — translation MSRRKLGSRPQHLAAIQESSESAVAAPLVERSSQPEVSMCDEGRDLLTCGQCGQAFPLAHILAFIQHKQGGCRSRSHAPNANAPPSPANRAQPRRMNTRTGEGYVELRRVMDRDESWGEEPNGKVKAEPNRTGEEPSGFTCQQCEDVFPSAWALLQHAQHTHSFSIYQEEEFDEEVRGGGGGGGGRGARQRLKPPTATLDPRHLSRTLASAFQPSGSRLHNHRQSNSSTSARSNSAPSSRDQQALNFSVLLRELAEGSVGPSSAVLGLGRSPSLSPPAASPFPQGGFPCELCGQGFQSLRSLSAHRRTHACERPYHCGLCDQAFSQSGQLARHMRSHRREAAGGGAGYEGMEMRRGAMEEEDGKQGERGGFLTQEAEGGDGAVSSDQGNSELDLTLPKHLSTGSGLVLITPQSGGSNRSLLRLFQPQREGGEAGEDETEAQGETQHASPCASPSEGSLESGETGGSGESGIASGNCTPKRPERDERGRGVGEWEGEVEMVDGERDWSADINSEVIHDWQRENEQRRGGGGGGGNGTNNNGASGKKKRDEACEFCGKQFRNSSNLTVHRRSHTGERPYRCGLCSYACAQSSKLTRHMKTHGARGTRAPFLCQLCRVPFTVYATLEKHLKKVHGLSHASVGAYAQASAADAMAAPKPEEGSVVVKMEEEEEASVDQMEEEAASVDQMEGGGAKVDKMGMKEQQGQEAEVEDSVSPAKLEDCVRGKLEEKLDDKLEEKLEEKLDDKLEELTGDVNTEVALV, via the exons ATGTCCAGACGCAAACTCGGAAGCCGACCGCAACACCTGGCTGCAATTCAAG AATCCTCAGAATCTGCAGTGGCCGCCCCATTGGTGGAGAGGTCGTCTCAGCCAGAGGTCAGCATGTGTGATGAAGGTCGTGACCTCCTGACCTGTGGGCAGTGTGGCCAGGCCTTTCCTCTCGCCCACATCTTGGCGTTTATCCAGCACAAACAGGGTGGCTGCCGCTCTCGAAGCCACGCCCCCAATGCCAACGCTCCTCCGTCACCAGCCAATCGGGCGCAACCACGCCGCATGAACACTCGCACGGGTGAGGGATATGTAGAGCTGAGGAGAGTAATGGATAGGGACGAgtcctggggggaggagcccAATGGGAAGGTGAAGGCGGAGCCTAACCGAACAG gCGAGGAGCCCTCTGGTTTTACCTGCCAGCAGTGTGAGGATGTGTTCCCTTCGGCCTGGGCCCTTCTGCAGCatgcccagcacacacactccttcagcATCTACCAAGAGGAGGAGTTCGACGaggaagtgagaggaggaggagggggaggaggaggaaggggagctcGCCAACGACTCAAACCCCCTACCGCCACACTCGACCCCCGTCACCTCAGCCGTACCTTGGCCTCCGCCTTCCAGCCGTCCGGCTCGCGCCTACATAACCACCGCCAGAGCAACAGCTCCACCTCGGCCCGGTCCAACTCCGCCCCTTCCTCCAGAGACCAGCAGGCCCTCAACTTCTCGGTGCTTCTGAGAGAGCTCGCCGAGGGGAGCGTTGGCCCCAGCTCTGCCGTCCTAGGCCTGGGccgctctccatccctctccccacccgctgcctctcccttcccccaggGAGGGTTCCCCTGCGAGCTCTGTGGCCAGGGCTTCCAGTCCCTGCGGAGCCTGTCTGCCCACCGCAGAACCCACGCCTGTGAGAGGCCCTATCACTGCGGCCTGTGCGACCAGGCCTTCTCCCAGAGCGGCCAGCTGGCGCGCCACATGAGGAGCCACCGCAGGGAGGCCgcgggaggaggagctggctaCGAGGGGATGGAGATGAGGCGCGGggcgatggaggaggaagacgggaagcagggggagaggggcgggttTCTGACTCAAGAAGCagaagggggagatggggcGGTCAGCAGTGACCAGGGGAACTCTGAGCTGGACCTGACCCTCCCCAAGCACCTCTCCACCGGCTCTGGCCTGGTGCTGATCACCCCCCAGTCTGGAGGTTCTAACAGGAGCCTGCTGAGGCTGTTCCAgccccagagggagggaggcgaggcgGGGGAGGACGAGACGGAGGCCCAGGGCGAGACGCAGCACGCGTCGCCCTGCGCTAGCCCGTCCGAGGGCTCGCTGGAGAGCGGAGAGACGGGCGGGAGCGGGGAGAGCGGCATCGCCAGCGGCAACTGCACTCCCAAACGcccagagagggatgagagagggaggggggttggggaatgggaaggggaggtggagatggtggaCGGAGAAAGGGATTGGAGCGCAGACATAAACAGTGAGGTAATCCACGACTGGCAGAGGGAGAACgaacagagaagaggaggaggaggaggaggaggaaatggcACCAACAACAACGGCGCCTCcgggaagaagaagagggacgAGGCGTGCGAGTTCTGTGGGAAGCAGTTCCGCAACAGCAGCAACCTGACGGTTCACCGGCGCAGCCACACGGGGGAGCGCCCCTATCGCTGCGGCCTCTGCAGCTACGCCTGCGCCCAGAGCTCCAAGCTCACGCGCCACATGAAGACACACGGCGCCCGCGGCACCCGGGCGCCCTTCCTCTGCCAGCTGTGCAGGGTGCCCTTCACCGTCTACGCCACCCTGGAGAAGCACCTGAAGAaggtccacgggctgagccacGCCAGCGTAGGGGCGTACGCCCAGGCCAGCGCCGCCGACGCCATGGCCGCCCCCAAGCCGGAGGAGGGTAGCGTGGTggtgaagatggaggaggaggaggaggccagcgtggaccagatggaggaggaggcggccagcGTGGACCAGATGGAGGGCGGTGGAGCAAAGGTGGACAAGATGGGGATGAAGGAGCAGCAAGGCCAGGAGGCCGAGGTGGAGGACAGTGTGAGCCCAGCCAAGCTGGAGGACTGTGTCAGGGGCAAACTGGAGGAAAAACTGGACGACAAACTGGAGGAAAAACTGGAGGAAAAACTGGACGACAAACTGGAGGAGCTGACTGGTGATGTTAACACAGAGGTGGCCTTGGTATAA
- the clasrp gene encoding CLK4-associating serine/arginine rich protein isoform X2: protein MWQEARKHERKLRGMMVDYKRRGERRREYYEKIKKDPAQFLQVHGRAYKIHLDSAVALAAESPINMMPWQGDANNMIDRFDVRAHLDYIPTYTPPLLNTVTPEQESEERKCNYERYRGLVQNDFANISEEQCLYQIYVDELYGGLQRPNEDEKKKLAEKKATIGYTYEDSTVTEPDGQSEKGEEDDSENSESEEDEGIPDIDVEVDVDELNQEQVLDINKMASPYGMAEGDFVRMLRKDKEEVEAIKHAKALEAEKAMYSGRRSRRQRREFREKRLKGRQISPPSYARRDSPTYDPYKRPESESSSESRSRSRSPGPEKITFITSFGGSDEEAAAAAAAAANQAPPTALSAHAPANSQHHPAGHSRGSRRRSSSSHSSSSSSSRSSSRSSSSRSRRGRRGRGGRDGGRRSGSRSRRRSDSRSRGRGSNGGGGSRRRYNRTRSHSNDRDRERDRERERERERERERERERERERDRGRRYSARRRTRSRSSSRQGASARWGGRSSGGHRRGGSSSPSPPQSPSPLSRSPSPSPRGAPPSATALSDKLRKPDTPGGKETGAAKPKMTPQEKLKIRMQKALNRQSKADKRAAQVKIQQQENKRQEREGELRAMARKIRMKERERREKERDEWEKQYGHQSHSPSPSPSPSKHSRDHSSSRRRSRSRSRSPYYRY, encoded by the exons ATGTGGCAGGAGGCCCGCAAGCACGAGAGGAAACTGCGTGGCATGATGGTGGACTACAAACGACGCGGCGAGCGCCGGCGAGAGTACTACGAGAAGATC AAAAAGGACCCGGCTCAGTTCCTTCAGGTTCACGGCCGGGCCTACAAGATCCATCTAGACTCTGCTGTCGCGCTCGCCGCAGAAAGCCCCATTAACAT GATGCCCTGGCAGGGAGATGCCAATAACATGATTGACAGGTTTGACGTGAGAGCTCACCTGGATTACATACCCACCTACACTCCTCCACTGCTCAACACAGT CACTCCGGAACAGGAGTCGGAGGAGAGGAAATGCAACTATGAGCGCTACCGAGGCCTGGTGCAGAATGACTTTGCTAACA TCTCTGAGGAGCAGTGCTTGTACCAGATCTATGTGGACGAGCTCTACGGTGGCCTGCAGAGGCCAAACGAGGACGAGAAAAAAAA GCTGGCTGAGAAGAAGGCCACCATTGGCTACACGTACGAGGACAGCACCGTGACGGAGCCCGACGGCCAATCagaaaagggagaagaggaCGACTCTGAGAACAGCGAATCAGAGGAAGACGAGGGCATTCCCGACATCG atgtggaggtggatgttgatgagctgaaccaggagcaggtgttggACATAAACAAGATGGCCTCACCGTATGGCATGGCAGAAGGAGACTTTGTCAG GATGCTGAGGAAGGacaaggaggaagtggaggccaTCAAACATGCCAAGGCCCTGGAGGCAGAGAAGGCCATGTACTCT GGTCGTCGTTCTcgcagacagaggagggagttCAGAGAGAAGAGGCTGAAGGGCCGACAGATCAGCCCCCCCAG TTACGCCAGAAGGGACAGCCCCACCTATGACCCCTACAAAAG ACCTGAGTCCGAGTCCAGCTCGGAGTCCCGGTCTCGCTCCCGGTCGCCGGGCCCCGAGAAGATCACCTTCATCACCAGCTTTGGAGGAAGTGACGAGGAGGCCGCCGCTGCTGCAGCTGCCGCCGCCAACCAGGCTCCGCCTACCGCCCTCTCCGCCCACGCCCCCGCCAACTCGCAGCACCACCCCGCAGGTCATAGCAGGGGCTCCCG aCGAAGGTCATCCTCcagccactcctcctcctcctcctcctcacgctCCTCCtcgcgctcctcctcctcgcgctCGCGCCGCGGCCGGAGGGGTCGGGGGGGCCGGGACGGTGGGCGGCGCTCCGGCTCCCGCTCCAGGCGGCGCTCGGACTCGCGCTCCAGGGGGCGGGGCAGCAACGGAGGGGGCGGGAGCCGGAGGAGGTACAACCGCACGCGGTCGCACTCCAACGACCGCGACCGGGAGAGGGAccgggagcgggagagagagagggagagggagcgggagagagagagggagagagagagagagcgggacagGGGCCGGCGCTACTCTGCGAGGAGACGAACGCG GTCTCGCTCCAGCTCACGGCAGGGGGCCAGTGCCAGGTGGGGGGGTCGGAGTTCAGGAGGGCACCGGAGAGGGGGCAgcagcagccccagccccccccagtcccccagccccctcagccggagcccctccccctcacccagggGGGCCCCGCCCTCTGCCACCGCCCTGTCTGACAAGCTGAGAAA gcctgatACTCCGGGTGGTAAAGAGACGGGAGCTGCCAAA ccTAAGATGACCCCGCAGGAGAAGTTGAAGATACGCATGCAGAAGGCCCTCAACAGGCAGT CCAAGGCGGATAAGAGAGCTGCCCAGGTGAAGATCCAGCAGCAGGAGAACAAGCGGCAG GAGCGAGAGGGGGAGCTGCGAGCCATGGCACGCAAGATCCGCATGAA ggagcGTGAGCgtcgtgagaaagagagggacgagTGGGAAAAGCAGTACGGGCACCAAAGCCACTCTCCCTCGCCATCGCCCTCGCCATCCAAACACA gCCGCGACCACAGCTCATCCAGAAG GAGGTCTCGTTCACGATCAAGGAGCCCATACTACCGATACTGA
- the clasrp gene encoding CLK4-associating serine/arginine rich protein isoform X1 — protein MWQEARKHERKLRGMMVDYKRRGERRREYYEKIKKDPAQFLQVHGRAYKIHLDSAVALAAESPINMMPWQGDANNMIDRFDVRAHLDYIPTYTPPLLNTVTPEQESEERKCNYERYRGLVQNDFANISEEQCLYQIYVDELYGGLQRPNEDEKKKLAEKKATIGYTYEDSTVTEPDGQSEKGEEDDSENSESEEDEGIPDIDVEVDVDELNQEQVLDINKMASPYGMAEGDFVRMLRKDKEEVEAIKHAKALEAEKAMYSGRRSRRQRREFREKRLKGRQISPPSYARRDSPTYDPYKRPESESSSESRSRSRSPGPEKITFITSFGGSDEEAAAAAAAAANQAPPTALSAHAPANSQHHPAGHSRGSRRRRSSSSHSSSSSSSRSSSRSSSSRSRRGRRGRGGRDGGRRSGSRSRRRSDSRSRGRGSNGGGGSRRRYNRTRSHSNDRDRERDRERERERERERERERERERERDRGRRYSARRRTRSRSSSRQGASARWGGRSSGGHRRGGSSSPSPPQSPSPLSRSPSPSPRGAPPSATALSDKLRKPDTPGGKETGAAKPKMTPQEKLKIRMQKALNRQSKADKRAAQVKIQQQENKRQEREGELRAMARKIRMKERERREKERDEWEKQYGHQSHSPSPSPSPSKHSRDHSSSRRRSRSRSRSPYYRY, from the exons ATGTGGCAGGAGGCCCGCAAGCACGAGAGGAAACTGCGTGGCATGATGGTGGACTACAAACGACGCGGCGAGCGCCGGCGAGAGTACTACGAGAAGATC AAAAAGGACCCGGCTCAGTTCCTTCAGGTTCACGGCCGGGCCTACAAGATCCATCTAGACTCTGCTGTCGCGCTCGCCGCAGAAAGCCCCATTAACAT GATGCCCTGGCAGGGAGATGCCAATAACATGATTGACAGGTTTGACGTGAGAGCTCACCTGGATTACATACCCACCTACACTCCTCCACTGCTCAACACAGT CACTCCGGAACAGGAGTCGGAGGAGAGGAAATGCAACTATGAGCGCTACCGAGGCCTGGTGCAGAATGACTTTGCTAACA TCTCTGAGGAGCAGTGCTTGTACCAGATCTATGTGGACGAGCTCTACGGTGGCCTGCAGAGGCCAAACGAGGACGAGAAAAAAAA GCTGGCTGAGAAGAAGGCCACCATTGGCTACACGTACGAGGACAGCACCGTGACGGAGCCCGACGGCCAATCagaaaagggagaagaggaCGACTCTGAGAACAGCGAATCAGAGGAAGACGAGGGCATTCCCGACATCG atgtggaggtggatgttgatgagctgaaccaggagcaggtgttggACATAAACAAGATGGCCTCACCGTATGGCATGGCAGAAGGAGACTTTGTCAG GATGCTGAGGAAGGacaaggaggaagtggaggccaTCAAACATGCCAAGGCCCTGGAGGCAGAGAAGGCCATGTACTCT GGTCGTCGTTCTcgcagacagaggagggagttCAGAGAGAAGAGGCTGAAGGGCCGACAGATCAGCCCCCCCAG TTACGCCAGAAGGGACAGCCCCACCTATGACCCCTACAAAAG ACCTGAGTCCGAGTCCAGCTCGGAGTCCCGGTCTCGCTCCCGGTCGCCGGGCCCCGAGAAGATCACCTTCATCACCAGCTTTGGAGGAAGTGACGAGGAGGCCGCCGCTGCTGCAGCTGCCGCCGCCAACCAGGCTCCGCCTACCGCCCTCTCCGCCCACGCCCCCGCCAACTCGCAGCACCACCCCGCAGGTCATAGCAGGGGCTCCCG cagaCGAAGGTCATCCTCcagccactcctcctcctcctcctcctcacgctCCTCCtcgcgctcctcctcctcgcgctCGCGCCGCGGCCGGAGGGGTCGGGGGGGCCGGGACGGTGGGCGGCGCTCCGGCTCCCGCTCCAGGCGGCGCTCGGACTCGCGCTCCAGGGGGCGGGGCAGCAACGGAGGGGGCGGGAGCCGGAGGAGGTACAACCGCACGCGGTCGCACTCCAACGACCGCGACCGGGAGAGGGAccgggagcgggagagagagagggagagggagcgggagagagagagggagagagagagagagcgggacagGGGCCGGCGCTACTCTGCGAGGAGACGAACGCG GTCTCGCTCCAGCTCACGGCAGGGGGCCAGTGCCAGGTGGGGGGGTCGGAGTTCAGGAGGGCACCGGAGAGGGGGCAgcagcagccccagccccccccagtcccccagccccctcagccggagcccctccccctcacccagggGGGCCCCGCCCTCTGCCACCGCCCTGTCTGACAAGCTGAGAAA gcctgatACTCCGGGTGGTAAAGAGACGGGAGCTGCCAAA ccTAAGATGACCCCGCAGGAGAAGTTGAAGATACGCATGCAGAAGGCCCTCAACAGGCAGT CCAAGGCGGATAAGAGAGCTGCCCAGGTGAAGATCCAGCAGCAGGAGAACAAGCGGCAG GAGCGAGAGGGGGAGCTGCGAGCCATGGCACGCAAGATCCGCATGAA ggagcGTGAGCgtcgtgagaaagagagggacgagTGGGAAAAGCAGTACGGGCACCAAAGCCACTCTCCCTCGCCATCGCCCTCGCCATCCAAACACA gCCGCGACCACAGCTCATCCAGAAG GAGGTCTCGTTCACGATCAAGGAGCCCATACTACCGATACTGA